From Chlorocebus sabaeus isolate Y175 chromosome 10, mChlSab1.0.hap1, whole genome shotgun sequence:
TCCATTCAGTAAGAGTATTCATTAGCTGCATTTGAGTATGTAATAGATAAAaccaaatttttaacattttcttaaatataggTATCAAGAAAATCGGAATCCATTGCATGTGTCAATTTTTAATTAgatcattaatttctgctctatAAGTAGTCTCTTGAATACTCTTTGGAGTATGAAGTGTTAATTATGTGTCTTAGTTAAAATTTGTGGTTGCTGTGATAATACTATGTAGATAGGTATGTCAATAATATAAATCTTCTGAATTGTTCTTGCTTATACAGAATACAAATATAATATCAGTATCTGTGATAAtagtgtctttattttttaatccttttattaCCTGATTTTTGTACCAAATTTTTAATTAAGTTATTTTGAATTCGTTGAGACAGTAAATAGAATTCAAGAAATCATTTCTGAAATTAAATACATCATCACATTTTGTAACTCTGCTGTATATATCATGCAAGCCATTGAACAGATCCAGTTTTTTCTCTCTAGAAATTTCAAGAGCAGTGCTTGATATGAACAAATAAATGCTGTTAGAGTCTAAAGAGCTGATCCCTTATGAAACCTTGAATATTAACACCAACATTTTTTGTGTCTATATCATTAGGTTATAATGTGTAGTAGAATAGGGCAGTTGGGTAAGGATTAGtgaaactttttttctcttttatagttattaaaattttagaCATAATTTGATTAAAAACTTGATAAGATAGGAGAACCTTTATTGGcagatttgtttgtttatacaatATCTTGTGGCTCCCATACTTAGAGAAACATCTCACAAGATTGTTGTAATAAATGCTTTTTGATCATAATTGTGTTAatgttgctaatttttaaaaatatcaaaaaaatattGCACAAAGAGCCATAAAGAAAGgaatctgggccaggtgcagtggttcacgcctgtaatcccagcactttgggaagctgaggcgggtgaatcacgaggttgggagattgagaccatcgtggctaacacggtgaaaacccgtctctaaaaatacaaaagattagccaggcgtggtggtgggcgcctgtagtcccagctacttgggaggctgaggcaggagaatggcgtgaacccgggaggcagagcttgcagggagcctagatcacgccactacactccagcctgggcaacagagcaagactccgtctagaaaagaaaaaagaaaagaaaggaatctgGAGATTTAGGAGTAGTCTTCCTTTCATACAAGCCAGCACAGTGTGGTTTGGAACACTTTGTTTACCTTGTCTTTAGCACAGTTTGAAGTCTCTTTATAAAATAAGGTGAATAGATTGGGTGATTTCTATGACACATATGATTTCAAATGGTTAATATGTAAATTTAGGGCAAAAGTGGTTAataaaaatatcctcagaaaaataaaattttctggtttttctttagAAGTGTGTGTTCATTCACATGAGATACATGTTTGTATGTTTGGATGTATTGGGACTTCTGAGACTTAATCTTCTCCAAACATTTTACATAATTAGACTTTGTGTTAGCATGTTGGTAGTttagcaaatttatttatttctgattctgttttctgcatagtttactgtatatatgtgtgtccttatttatattttacttaataaaagcCTGATGAAATATTGTTAAATTAATGCagctatctattgctgtgtaacaaatgatCCCAAAACTTAGAAGTTGAAAACAGCAATAGATGAGTAATGTagcactttttgtttgtttgttttaaaatcatttactttGAAACATTTACTTACTAGTTAAGGTagtgttttctttaaatgtattttttacatgtattaaatgtAGTGTGACATTGTTAATAGCATAGTAGAattcgttttttaaaaaagtgatgtgcagccaggtgcagtggctcacgcctgtaatcccaactctttgagaggtcaaggcaggtggatggatcacttaaggtcaggagttgaagaccagccggaccaacatggtgaaaccccttctctactaaaaactgcaaaaattagccgggtatggtggtgcacacctgtaatcccagctactcaggagatctgaggcaggagaatcacttgaacccaggaggcagtggttgcagggagccgagatcacaccactgcactccagcctgggtgacagagccagactttgtctcaaaaataaaaaatcaataaaatttttttaaaagtggtgTGCAAGACTCAGTCAGTAGTGTTTTAGGATATTCAGTATGTAGTCATCTTTTATGGGAAATAACTTAATCCATATTATATTggaattttcataaaaataatatgtaatcaTACCTACTTTTATTGATTATTAAGTAAATAAGGGTCTGCAAATCGAACTAAATTATATTGCTCTTGCTGTTCATCTTCCATAAAAGATTTTCATGAACTTTAATAATTACAATTGCATTTGTGGAAGTTTTTGTAccttaacatttaaatcagtttaatatgtatttaaattagttttactAGAAGTGAAACATTAGGAATAACACTTTAAACACTTCTCAATTTGCATATCATAGACTGTAATTTTATCACCTTTTTTATACTGTAAAAAGTCATTTTGACTTCTAAACAAAATACTATGTTTATGTACatatagtaaaatttaaatatagatagATTTGaagtgtaagaaaataaaaaagaaatttatttctccacCTCACAAAGGTGTATTCTTGTTTGAGTTTTTATATCATATTGTGGCTTTTCTATTGAGAAgtatttttgtaattaataatCAAGCATTCTGACCAATTGATAAgccatttatttacataaattgaaaaagatctatattatttctaattttttcatttctctcctttaaattgtgtttttaatttcagtttctaGATATTATAAATTTTGATTAGGAATACATTGAATTATCCaaataatattaaacataaaaaaatttgaAGTATAGACTTAAACTAATTATTGATATTACTTTTTGAAAGTGTTTTTCTTGCTGTTCCTTTTTTATTAGGTGAGTGTGGTCCAAGATTCAGTAAACATATCAGGACATACTAATACAAATACTTTGAAGGTGCCTGAGTGTCGTCTAGCAGAAGATTTAGGTAATCTCTGGGAAAACACAAGATTTACAGACTGCAGTTTTTTCGTGAGAGGACAAGAATTTAAAGCTCATAAATCTGTGCTTGCAGGTACTTTCTACTTATGGGGTAatatagtacatttaaaaaatacatttatgcaTAAAATAATGATGCATAATCTTGTTACAGCTCGATCCCCAGTTTTTAACGCCATGTTTGAACATGAAATGGAAGAAAGCAAAAAGGTAAACATGGCTTAAAggctaatatttaatttatataaaggtAAAGTAGTTGGGTGTATGTTTTAAAAGTAGTAGTGCAGTGTTCTCATTGTCATACTGTGATAAGCAGggaaaatttttacaaataggaaaaaatgtgtTCTATAATAGAATAATAGATGTAGCTCAATGTGGATGTGCAGTGAATATTCCAGGGaacagctatttttttctgtccATCTGGTAGGTAAATTAGATAGTTATTATGCAAAAGGATAGTTATCCAAAGGACTCTTCTGGTCCATAGCTATTTGAGAAGTCTCTGTTCAAGGTATATATTCTGCCTTTGTAGACTTTATGGATTGATTTTTGGAGTCTGTTTTCTAGCAACAAAAATAACATAGATGACATCAGTATTATTGTATACCAACTGTAATCAGGATGTTACCTACTTGACTCCCCCAGATGTTTCTCTTTCACTTGTCATCGTGAAATGTAGTTATGTTAGAGATCAGAGGTTAATTCTTTGCTGTTTGCATAACTTGTGGACCGTACGGCTCCAGCTGGACAACTCCAGAGTTTATTCATGTGgctcaattttattctttctgcagAACTAGATGCTGCAATAAAATAACTGCTTTCTTTCTCAAATTTTGGTTTGGGGAGATGCTGTGATCAGCCTTCTGATCACTTTCAAGTTGGGAGACATCAATGATATCATATACTGTTGACATCAAGGGGTCAGAAAAATTTGCTGTCATTTAGTTAGATATTTAGCTTTATTGATCTCAGCAAAGAAACTAAATACAAAAACATGCAGTAAAAAAGCACTAGTCCTCTTTGGACTTGACTGTTTTTCAGGTAAGCAAGGAAGTGCCAGTATATGATAATACATGCCATTTTTGCAAATGGGAGAATTCTGAGGTAGTGGGCTTTGTTGTTACCTCTAGTACCTTGCCCTACTTTTGATTAATTCTGGGAATAGAACTGTTTGTTATAGAGTCTTAGGTGTTGTATTAGGACCTAGAGATTCAACAAAGAAAGGGTTAATAGCCAGTGTCCTTTAGAATAGTGGTCAGAAACTTAACACAGATGTGTTTTATttggtttatagttttctgtttgtttacttgttttttttttttctttaactgtttttaattgaaaacttgGGGCTCCTTTTTCCACATAGTGGTGCTTGGCTTGGTCTGAATATCCGGATATGGGCTGTCCACCTGGCCACGGTTCCCACCTCTCCGATAGTGTATGCTTTTCCTCTTGGACTTGTCCACTTCACTTTGCCGAAGTACTTAATGAAGATGTACCTACCTCaattttaaagtagaatttagaaatatctgtatatgtgtatttgaGTTATACACTATTTTAGTGTAGATGTAGGGCTTTTAAATTACTGTCAAAGATTCACTTTGGTTcatttgtgtgtgcatttttttttaacttttttgtgttgttttttgatATCAGAATCAAGTGGAAATAAATGATTTAGACCCTGacgtttttaaagaaatgatgagGTTCATTTACACAGGGAGAGCACCAAACCTTGACAAAATGGCTGACAACTTGTTGGCAGCTGCAGACAAAGTAAGTAATTAGGTCTTAAGGAACCAAAATATACCCTCAAGCTTGATTTATATAGAATGCTGTCATCAAATGCAAACTCCAAATAACTTGTATTATTTGTAGATGGCTCATGAGAGCTTTATGAAATACCATACACTAGGGTAATctggaaatgaaattttttttttgaagtcacGATGTGAAAGCATCTTGAACCAgaaagaagtgatttttttcatgGGAGAGTAACCTGTAAACTCAGTCGTTTTGAGTGTATATGGACTTccatttaaaagaacacacacagtGGCATAtgtaattttcagatatttttagtCTTGAGATGTAGTGCatgaccttttttaaaaaaaggaaaaaatactggATATTATGTCACTTGATTCTCTCCATGTAGAGATGGTTTTTTATTATGACAGCATAGAAAGAGCAAAAAcaatattaacaattttataatacttttttgtaatgtttttttgAAGGCAGAGAAACTgcagaaaacatcagaaaaatgtataagccagtggttctcaatcatAAAAGCACATTCAGTATACAAGTTCACATAtgcgtgtatgtatgtatatatgtacttatgcatgtgtatgtgtcgATGgatggtatgtgtgtatatatacacatcatttgaaaaatgttactATTGGGGAAACTGGACCAAGTGTATATGGAATCTATTTTTTCTGACAACTGCACATGAATCTGTAACTGTcgcaataaaaacttaaaaacaccatttacaatagcagcaTCGTCAGTACtaaatacatagatatacatttgaaaaaagaggtttaaaacCTGCACATTGAAAATTATaaaggtatattgtgtgatgctgaggtttagggtgTGATTCaccccatcacccaggtaatgatcATAGTACCCTATAATAGGTAAGTTTTCATTCCTTGCCCCCCTCCTTCTCTACCCCCTCAAGGagtcctcagtgtctgttgttcccatgtttatgtccatggcattacacaatatacctctgtaacaaacctgcacatgtatctccctgattttaaaataaaagttgaaaagaaaaaaaaaaattacaaaatatgctaaaagaaactcagaaagacttaaataagtacataaatctTGTCCATGGACTGAAAgtctcaatattgttaaaatgtcagttGTCTTTAAAATTGATAGTAGAGTCACCATATTCCTCTCAAGATTCTagcagtcttttttctttctttttttttttttccccagaagttGACAAGCTGATTTAAGATTTTATGTGTAataactttggggaaaaaaagaataaagtagagGACTAACACTACTTGATATCATGACTTACTATAAAGCTTTAGAAATTAAGACAGTGTGTATTGGTGTCAGGATAGACaaataatggaacagaataaagaatatgaatatgaaaataGACCGTCGCATTATgaatatttaattgacaaaggtgcaaagacAGTTTAGTAGAAAAAGGATAATCTTTAAACAAGTGGTGCAGGAACAATTGAATACTTACATGTGTACCTCAAACCATACATAAAAAATACGGCAGGCctcgcatggtggctcacgcctgtaatcccaacactttgggaggccaaagtgaacggatcactagaggtcaggagttcaagatcagcctggccaacatggtaaatgaaaccttgtctctactaaaaatataaaaattagctgggcatggtggtgtgtgcctgtaatcccagtttcttgggaggctgaggcaggagaatcgcttgaacccaggagacagaggtttcagtgagccaagatcatgccactgcactccagcctgggcaaaaaagcaaaattccatctcaaaaaattaagtaATGCAAAATGGATCATAAATCTAAAAATCTAAAGCTTCTAAAACGAAACATAGGAGAAAGTCTTTGTGATGTTAGGTTAGGCAGAGATTTCTTAGCTGTGGCACCAAAAACAtctgtaaaagaagaaaatgataaaatagacttcaatAAAATTTCAACTGCTTTTCTTcaaaagacagaataaaaagattagctacaaactgggaggaaatattttGCACAGCAGATATCTAATGAACAACTTTTATTCAGAATATATTTGACTTTTGTATTCagactatataaagaattctcaaaactcagttataagaaaacaatgttatttcTAAAAGTAGACAAAACATTTGAGCagacattttctgaaataatgtctgaaatacattaaaagatattctagtcaagcatggtggctcacacctgtaatcccaacactttaggaggcctaggctggaggatcacttgagcccaggagtttgaaaccagcaaaTGCAACATAGTAAGTCCCTatctctacagttttttttttttttaattagcctggtgtggtggcatgtgcctgtaatctcagctactcaggctgagatgggagaattcctttagcccaggaggtcgaggctgtaatgagccctaattgtgccactgcactccagcctggacaacacagcaagaccctgtgtcaaaaataaatgatactcaacatcattaggtcattagggaaatgtaaattcaaACCATCATGAGATATTCCTACATATCATTATAATGGCTAAAAGTACAAAGACCATACTAAGTGTTCTCAAGGATGTGGAAGAATAGGATTCTCATATGTTAAAGACATGGAAAAAGTAGGGCTCTCATATgctgctgatggaaatgtaaaatggtacaaccacgtTGGAAAAGtgtttgacagtttctcagaaagttaaacataaactTACACTGTGATCTAGTGAGTCCAATTTTAGGTTTTTACCTAAGAGGAAAGAAAGCATATGCCCATACAGGCACTTGTATATGACTAACAGCTTCATTTGTAACAGCCAAGAACTGGTaacaacccaaatattcatcagcAGTTGAATGTGTAAAACGTATTGTTGTATATCTATGTATGATGGAATAAAAAGGACTGAGCTATTGATAGGCAATAACATTCAttattctcaaaataattatactgaaTGAAGGagtcagacaaaaacaaatatataatatattatttcatttatagcaAACTCCAGAAAATGCAAAGTAATCTATAGTGATAGAAATCGTATCAGGGGTATTACCTAGGGTGGGACGAGAGGGAAAGATTACAAAGAGGTAGGGGGAAACTTTGGGGGACAATTGGTATATTTACTACAGAGTTAATGATGGTTTTATGGCTGTATAAACTTACCAGAGTGTGAACCTTATGTGTACTTTATTGTGTGTCAGTTATACTGTAGTAAAGCTGCTCAGCATGTTACATAACATACACTAATAACTGCAAGAATGTTTAGTGGTTGTAAATATGATTTATTTGACATTATAATGAATGCATTCTTCAATACTGAGTGGTGGCAACATGCAGTATACTTGGTGGTACACATTAGTGTTTGAAGTAGTAGAGAAGTATATTTATTAAGAATACTGAGTAATAAGGTAGCTTTTTAGAATAAatcctactttaaaaaatacacttatgCAAATTGCAGTTTCCTAAACAAAATTAGTCTTTTTTCTAAgtacattcatttatattttcttcatattaggTTAAAACAGTaacttaaagaattttaaaataattgtaaagaaTAATctacttggccgggcgcggtggctcaagcctgtaatcccagcactttgggaggccgagacgggcggatcacgaggtcaggagatcgagaccatcctggctaacacggtgaaaccccgtctctactaaaaatacaaaaaactagccgggcgaggtggcgggcgcctgtagtcccagctactcgggaggctgaggcaggagaatggcgtaaacccgggaggcggagcttgcagtgatctgagatccggccactgcagtccagcccgggttacagagcaagactccgtctcaaaaaaaaaaaaaaaaaaaaacaaaaagaataatctACTTTACCTTTATTTTCCAAGTTACAAATGTATCATGTATTCAGGAACTTAGTTGGAGTAAATGTTTAAtggttatgttttcattttggatAGTATGCACTGGAACGGCTGAAGGTCATGTGCGAAGAAGCTTTGTGTAGTAACCTCTCAGTAGAGAATGTTGCGGATACCCTTGTCCTTGCAGATTTGCACAGTGCAGAACAGTTGAAAGCACAAGCCATAGACTTTATTAATAGGTAAGCTATGCTTGTATTTCATTGGGCATGACACCTTCAATATTTTTTcaccagactttttttttaagtatatttaaatcTTCAATGCAGGTGCAGTGTACTTCGACAACTTGGGTGTAAAGATGGGAAAAACTGGAACAGCAAGTAAGATGACATCAGTTTCTGACTTAAAGTTGCTCTGCATAAGTGAAATTAAATGTTTGCATAGCCTTTTGTTCATCTACAATAAGTATGAATCCAGATGTCATATGAAGCAAACTGCcagttattaaaaacaaacaaacaaagactaCTTAGTGGATTCCTGAGGCTATGCTCCCTCGTAGGTCAGCTTCTAATGCAACCTCGGATAGATGCTGTAATATCTTAAGTACATAATGCCATGTGGTATATAGCAGAGTCCAGGTATTGCTAGAGATCCAGTCCGTGCCCCTTCAAAAAACATTCCAAAAAGTGTGGGAAATAATTCATTTACTCTTATGAGGAATGTTACCCTCCAGATTTGCTgagaaagcctttttgaaggcTGACTCACTGCTTCTTAGGTTAGCCAGGTACCTTGAGTAATATGCTATATTAGACTAGCTTCCTAATATTCAAAAAATGATAACAATTTGATATTCCCTTTTCCCTAGTGAACCTATAAGGAGTTGGATAGTTGCTATATCTTCTAAGACTGGATCTTGTGAATATGAGAATACTCTTGTGAATATGAGTATGCTATTctacttttttcccttctcttattTTTCATGACTTAAATATTCTTTGTAATTACCTGAAATCAAAATGGGGAGTCAATAGGTTGAAGTGTTTGCTTCTCATTTTGATTAGTTTTGCCTATAAACCCTTAAATTTCACTTCCTCAAATTATCAAAAGTTGATATAAGAaactgggaaatttttttttttttttttttttgacggagtctcgcactgtcgcccaggctggagtacagtggcacgatctcggctcactgcaagctctgcctcctggattcatgccattctcctgcctcagcctcccaagtagctgggactacaggagcccgccaccacgcctagctaattttttgtatttttaatagagatggggtttcaccatgttagccaggatggtctcaatctcctgacctcgtgatctgcccatctcggcctcccaaagttctgggattatacaggcgtgagccaccgcacccggccaaatattttaaagaatgaaatgaattAGTTTATTGACTTAATTATTTCCCATTGCTTTAATCTGTTTTGATATATGTGAAGTTGTTTAACTGAGTTCATCCTGTTAGTTTGtagattctgttttctgaaagtaaaaaaaaaaaaaaaaatttaaaattattggttGTCTTGTATAATATGTTGATCAGTGTATGCTAATATGATATCATCATGGTATTTGATCCTAGAGAAAAATTGTTTTGCGTTTAAAATATATTAGCATCAAATGTCAGTTTAGGATCCTTTGTACTTAGCCATTTTCAAGCTCTAGTTTTACTCTTAAGGAAATACTTTACGTTTTATAACTTTTTCAGTGTCAAAAATAGCTTGTTTTGTACCCCCTTGGAGAAGCTGTATTCATATTcatcaatagatatttattaataaatgaaaaaggtaTAATAGGTATCTATGTGATTCTAAACAACTAATTGAAATTTTGAACACAATGACACACAggtattaggctggtg
This genomic window contains:
- the SPOPL gene encoding speckle-type POZ protein-like isoform X3 gives rise to the protein MLKGKKQKQWKAKEHIDLCKGRTGVLKNSLEGTFCLTKLMVFYQMTSLPYFVRISSTACRRGGSIALPFLKNCLLPLPCKWCCRQVSVVQDSVNISGHTNTNTLKVPECRLAEDLGNLWENTRFTDCSFFVRGQEFKAHKSVLAARSPVFNAMFEHEMEESKKNQVEINDLDPDVFKEMMRFIYTGRAPNLDKMADNLLAAADKYALERLKVMCEEALCSNLSVENVADTLVLADLHSAEQLKAQAIDFINRCSVLRQLGCKDGKNWNSNQATDIMETSGWKSMIQSHPHLVAEAFRALASAQCPQFGIPRKRLKQS